Proteins from a single region of Crassaminicella profunda:
- a CDS encoding TetR/AcrR family transcriptional regulator produces MTQILKKEIYDRIFDAGLNIFYEKDFRSTKMKEIADKAGISVGLVYSYFKNKEKLFDAIVSPVYMSFEKMLKEEELSMGLPSEKYENISKDYILELIENHKILVILMDKSKGTKHENAKDSLIKMLENHIRVGLSQFSTNHYDDMLIHILASNFTESILEIARHYKNKNFAREMLTLVTKCYYNGVDSL; encoded by the coding sequence GTGACGCAAATATTAAAGAAAGAAATTTATGATCGTATTTTTGATGCGGGACTTAACATTTTTTATGAAAAAGATTTTAGAAGTACAAAAATGAAAGAAATCGCAGATAAAGCAGGTATATCTGTTGGTCTTGTATATTCTTATTTTAAAAATAAAGAAAAACTTTTTGATGCAATCGTTTCGCCTGTATATATGAGTTTTGAAAAAATGTTAAAAGAAGAAGAACTTTCTATGGGTCTCCCCTCTGAGAAATATGAAAATATATCTAAAGACTATATTTTAGAATTAATAGAAAACCATAAAATTTTAGTTATATTAATGGATAAAAGCAAAGGAACCAAGCATGAAAATGCCAAAGACTCCCTCATCAAAATGTTAGAAAACCATATCCGCGTTGGTTTATCTCAATTTTCTACTAATCACTATGATGATATGCTTATTCATATTCTTGCAAGCAATTTTACTGAAAGTATTTTAGAGATTGCAAGACATTATAAAAACAAAAATTTTGCCAGAGAGATGCTGACTCTCGTAACTAAATGTTATTATAATGGGGTGGATTCTCTATGA
- a CDS encoding CD3073 family putative ECF transporter S component → MGSKGSTLTFAAMGIVINIVFGTAVKMLHLPLLYLDTIGTIFTSVILGPWYGAVTGGLTNIIQGVLTNPKNIPFALVNIAIGVIVGFIAKKYKFDFKTAIITGVILAVIAPLIGTPIAVWIYGGITGDGNDIIFTWLVQSGKTIFTAAFIPRITGNILDKLVSCFLVALLINRIPNRMIKGKRINA, encoded by the coding sequence ATGGGTTCAAAGGGAAGTACATTAACATTTGCAGCAATGGGGATTGTTATTAATATTGTATTTGGAACAGCTGTAAAAATGTTACATTTACCATTGTTATATTTAGATACAATAGGTACAATTTTTACATCAGTGATTCTAGGACCGTGGTATGGAGCCGTGACAGGAGGTTTAACAAATATAATACAAGGGGTTTTAACAAATCCTAAAAATATTCCCTTTGCATTAGTAAATATTGCTATTGGAGTAATTGTAGGTTTTATTGCAAAAAAATATAAGTTTGATTTTAAAACAGCAATAATTACAGGAGTAATTTTAGCAGTGATAGCCCCTCTTATTGGTACGCCTATTGCAGTATGGATCTATGGAGGAATAACAGGTGATGGAAATGACATTATTTTTACTTGGTTAGTACAATCAGGAAAAACAATTTTTACAGCAGCATTTATTCCTAGAATTACAGGAAATATTTTAGATAAGCTTGTTAGTTGTTTCCTTGTTGCATTATTAATCAATCGTATTCCAAATAGAATGATTAAAGGAAAACGTATCAATGCATAG
- a CDS encoding ABC transporter ATP-binding protein: protein MNQKSLVKEVKSKNRISNIMIAFKVVLDLFPQVLMIHMVSKVFEGALTRNMIWVDCGLMLVSFFLKAVCAYVSTWKAHDAAYNCLMDLRLQLISHLKKLSLGFFQERKIGDLTNIIQHDVEQVEIYLAHGLPEIMSATLLPVIIFLVMLLLDWRLALVMISTLPLMQLTKKLSTPIWEKMFEIFANSTKNMQDHLMEYITNISVIKAFGKEETKTDKTIKSSKDYVYWMKKSMGGISIPMGLIDIFMEGGVVLVIILGTYFLSMGEISVPKFILALILGMAFTSSIAKTATFQHYNVVFNQSMKGIGSVLNVPTPQRIEQKNSITDGTIQIHDLDFSYPGKGKSLKNINLTFRKGSKNALVGASGCGKSTLANLLMGFWEPENGTISINGVDTKDMSEKQLNALTAMVQQEVFLFNMSIEENIRIGKPDATMDEIVEAAKKARIHDFIMSLPDQYDSTAGEAGVKFSGGEKQRISIARMILKDAPIIILDEATAAVDAENESYIQSAIEDLSKDKTVIMIAHHLNTIKDVDQIVVMDHGKIIHKGNHDELMRSCELYEKMVYNQNKVDHWNIKEGSN from the coding sequence GTGAATCAAAAATCACTTGTAAAAGAAGTAAAAAGCAAAAATCGAATATCCAATATCATGATTGCCTTTAAGGTTGTGTTGGATTTATTCCCTCAGGTTCTCATGATCCATATGGTGAGCAAGGTATTTGAAGGGGCATTAACAAGAAATATGATATGGGTGGATTGTGGCTTAATGCTTGTATCTTTTTTCCTAAAAGCAGTTTGCGCTTATGTTTCCACATGGAAAGCTCACGATGCAGCTTATAACTGCCTTATGGATTTACGTTTACAATTAATCAGTCATCTAAAAAAACTCTCTTTAGGATTTTTTCAAGAACGAAAGATCGGAGATTTAACAAATATCATCCAACATGATGTGGAACAGGTTGAGATTTATCTTGCACATGGTTTGCCAGAAATCATGTCTGCAACGTTACTCCCAGTGATTATATTTTTGGTTATGTTACTACTTGATTGGCGATTGGCACTAGTTATGATTTCTACCCTACCCCTTATGCAGCTAACAAAAAAACTGTCTACTCCTATATGGGAAAAAATGTTTGAAATATTTGCTAACAGTACAAAAAACATGCAAGACCATCTAATGGAATATATCACAAATATCTCTGTTATCAAGGCCTTTGGAAAAGAAGAAACAAAAACAGATAAGACTATAAAATCTTCAAAGGATTATGTGTACTGGATGAAAAAATCAATGGGTGGCATTTCTATTCCAATGGGGCTGATTGATATATTCATGGAAGGTGGTGTTGTCCTGGTCATCATCCTTGGAACCTATTTCTTATCCATGGGAGAAATATCTGTTCCTAAATTTATACTTGCCCTCATATTAGGTATGGCATTTACATCTTCTATTGCTAAAACAGCTACTTTTCAGCACTACAACGTTGTCTTCAATCAATCTATGAAAGGTATCGGTTCTGTATTAAATGTTCCTACCCCTCAAAGAATAGAACAAAAAAACTCTATAACAGATGGGACTATTCAAATTCATGATTTAGATTTTTCCTATCCTGGAAAAGGAAAGTCTTTGAAAAATATTAATCTAACCTTTAGAAAGGGTAGTAAAAATGCTTTAGTTGGCGCTTCTGGCTGCGGAAAAAGTACTCTAGCAAATCTGTTGATGGGATTTTGGGAACCAGAAAACGGAACGATTTCCATTAATGGTGTAGATACAAAAGACATGTCAGAGAAACAATTAAATGCCCTAACGGCTATGGTTCAGCAGGAAGTATTCCTTTTTAACATGAGTATAGAGGAAAATATTCGCATTGGAAAACCAGATGCTACTATGGACGAGATTGTAGAGGCTGCTAAAAAAGCACGTATCCATGATTTTATTATGTCATTGCCAGATCAATACGATTCCACTGCTGGCGAAGCTGGTGTGAAGTTTTCTGGTGGAGAAAAACAGCGTATCTCCATTGCACGAATGATTTTAAAAGATGCACCCATCATCATTTTAGATGAAGCAACAGCAGCAGTAGATGCTGAAAATGAGTCCTATATTCAATCTGCTATTGAAGATTTAAGTAAAGATAAAACAGTGATTATGATTGCTCACCACTTAAACACAATTAAAGATGTAGATCAGATTGTTGTGATGGATCATGGAAAGATTATTCATAAGGGTAACCATGATGAACTCATGAGAAGTTGTGAATTATATGAAAAAATGGTTTATAACCAAAACAAGGTAGACCATTGGAATATCAAGGAGGGATCAAATTGA
- a CDS encoding Rpn family recombination-promoting nuclease/putative transposase yields MTKKHDFDIAWKSILEAFEIEMVELLFPEIFEKIAWELGTESLDKELQEIQREIFDKDSSETIISDKIIKVRLKNQESKILFIHVEVQSYSSGHEVFGERMFRYFYRIWDKFRYKYEDYSEIVAAAIYTYKGNRGKDKKYVYKLPEMKKEILVYNFKTIDVEKIKFENISEDNPLKLVFKMAKRLLEIGVTDEEIYKTKIELAEELRGYDKVKNNEQIKALVDFLEYLFLLQDPILESKYELYKKAMGGVFDMSIDEIRKIHYTQKGREEGEKKKAIKIAQNLLKMGLDIEQVAKASELSVEEVEEIKKKMIH; encoded by the coding sequence TTGACAAAGAAGCATGACTTTGATATAGCATGGAAATCTATATTAGAAGCTTTTGAAATAGAAATGGTAGAATTATTATTTCCAGAAATATTTGAAAAAATTGCATGGGAATTAGGAACTGAATCATTAGATAAAGAATTACAAGAAATACAAAGAGAAATATTTGATAAGGATAGTAGTGAAACAATTATATCAGATAAAATTATAAAAGTAAGGCTAAAAAATCAAGAAAGCAAAATATTGTTTATCCATGTGGAAGTACAAAGCTATAGTAGTGGACATGAAGTTTTTGGAGAAAGAATGTTTAGATACTTCTATAGGATATGGGATAAATTTAGATATAAATATGAAGATTATTCAGAAATAGTAGCAGCAGCCATATATACCTATAAAGGAAATCGAGGGAAAGATAAAAAATATGTATATAAACTGCCAGAGATGAAAAAAGAAATATTAGTATACAATTTTAAAACCATAGATGTAGAAAAAATCAAGTTTGAAAATATAAGTGAAGACAATCCATTAAAATTAGTTTTTAAAATGGCAAAAAGACTATTAGAAATAGGTGTTACAGACGAAGAAATATACAAGACGAAAATAGAATTAGCGGAAGAATTAAGAGGTTATGACAAAGTAAAAAATAACGAGCAGATTAAGGCTTTAGTAGATTTTTTAGAATATCTATTTTTACTTCAGGACCCAATATTAGAGAGTAAATATGAATTATATAAAAAAGCAATGGGAGGTGTATTTGATATGAGTATTGATGAGATAAGAAAAATACACTACACACAAAAAGGAAGAGAAGAAGGCGAAAAGAAAAAAGCAATAAAAATAGCACAAAACCTATTAAAAATGGGGTTAGATATTGAACAAGTAGCAAAGGCTTCAGAACTTAGTGTAGAGGAAGTAGAAGAGATCAAAAAGAAAATGATTCATTAA
- a CDS encoding CD3072 family TudS-related putative desulfidase, which produces MHRLQKVIILSHCILNQNTVVKPLARAKGAYNRIVKNILDLDIGIHQLPCPEYLFLGLDRKPMSKKAYDSYTYRKICKEIALSSIKVIKEYINKQYEIVGIVGINCSPTCSMSGEMGILMEELLKLLHDEKIKLRFFEIPTNYNEDGENQDILSEFHDFLSMTNKEPSK; this is translated from the coding sequence ATGCATAGATTACAAAAAGTTATTATTCTTTCACACTGTATATTGAATCAAAATACAGTAGTAAAACCGCTAGCAAGAGCAAAAGGAGCATATAATCGTATTGTAAAAAATATATTGGATTTAGATATTGGCATACATCAATTACCTTGTCCAGAGTATTTATTTTTAGGATTAGATCGAAAACCTATGAGCAAAAAAGCCTATGATTCATATACATATAGGAAAATATGCAAAGAGATTGCACTCTCTAGTATAAAAGTAATAAAAGAGTACATAAATAAACAATATGAAATCGTTGGTATAGTAGGGATTAACTGTAGTCCAACTTGTAGTATGAGTGGAGAGATGGGTATTCTAATGGAGGAATTATTAAAACTTCTACATGATGAAAAGATCAAGCTCCGTTTTTTTGAAATACCTACTAATTATAATGAAGATGGTGAAAACCAAGATATACTCAGTGAATTCCATGATTTCTTGAGTATGACCAACAAGGAACCTAGTAAATAA
- a CDS encoding methyl-accepting chemotaxis protein, translating to MSAKQLYWKLTLVLELVTYAVIIPIAVIGTFLIGDFFGDRFSQGVLGLMIAVAVNIAVGLIFRKKLLYDYLKVLYEDGEQEHTKLCQIKEALLRFPLREGIVMFFRWLLGVPSIFFCTNLFVDISGKQYFISLIIGFCLAIIGFMCNYLNSEKLLYDIFLEKKLYNIEIEESKYIQFGLDKKILSVILSMLLLATYCYTYLGYSFHIGILDQNKYEIYFISTFILLAYVIVVYAYIFITNMKKNIRQIEIVINSIAEKDLNVDLVRITSDELGNISRDVYIMKSTFEKFIKEISNQAEKNKSYSEELSTLSNETLSAIDFVAASVEELAQGTSNQALESKEAVSKLLTLDHEMNHTGENSNLVKKYIDYAGEASKKGIGVLENLKFKFEDNVQITEDIAKNVSDLSNQSLLIDEIINAITGIANQTNLLALNASIEAARAGEAGKGFAVVADEIRKLAEQTDASTNDVREIIEKMQLGVEMTKENVKKAQIIMNETTQVSDHAYESFQHINNAVEQTTEKVNSLFTSIQKMNDEKARVVQSIETISEITQEAAASTEEVSSSAQQQVTSINKVSVMANELKNSGEILKKEVGKFKL from the coding sequence ATGAGCGCTAAGCAATTGTATTGGAAGTTAACATTAGTATTAGAATTAGTTACTTATGCAGTAATTATCCCTATAGCTGTTATTGGAACTTTTTTGATTGGGGATTTTTTTGGAGATAGGTTTTCACAAGGTGTTTTAGGATTAATGATTGCCGTTGCTGTAAATATTGCTGTAGGATTAATATTTAGAAAGAAATTATTATATGATTATTTAAAAGTACTATATGAAGATGGAGAACAGGAACATACGAAACTTTGTCAAATAAAAGAAGCTTTATTAAGGTTTCCTTTAAGAGAAGGAATCGTTATGTTTTTTAGATGGTTATTAGGAGTACCAAGTATTTTCTTTTGTACAAATTTATTTGTTGATATTTCTGGAAAACAATATTTTATTTCTTTGATCATAGGCTTTTGTTTAGCTATTATAGGATTTATGTGCAATTATCTTAATTCAGAAAAACTTTTATATGATATATTTTTAGAAAAAAAACTTTATAATATTGAAATAGAAGAATCAAAATATATTCAATTTGGATTAGATAAAAAAATATTATCTGTTATTTTATCTATGCTACTGTTAGCAACATATTGTTATACTTATTTAGGCTATAGTTTTCATATAGGGATACTTGATCAAAATAAATATGAAATTTATTTTATAAGTACCTTTATTTTATTAGCCTATGTGATTGTTGTATATGCGTATATATTCATAACAAATATGAAAAAGAATATACGACAAATAGAAATTGTCATTAATAGTATTGCAGAAAAAGATTTAAATGTAGATCTTGTAAGGATTACTTCTGATGAGTTAGGAAATATCAGTAGAGATGTATATATTATGAAAAGCACCTTTGAAAAATTTATTAAAGAAATTTCTAATCAAGCAGAGAAGAATAAATCTTATTCAGAAGAACTATCTACTTTATCTAATGAAACTTTAAGTGCAATAGATTTTGTTGCTGCATCTGTAGAAGAATTAGCCCAAGGAACATCTAATCAAGCATTAGAATCAAAAGAAGCTGTTTCAAAATTATTGACATTAGATCATGAGATGAATCATACAGGGGAAAATTCAAATTTAGTAAAAAAATATATTGATTATGCAGGAGAAGCTAGTAAAAAGGGCATTGGTGTTCTTGAAAATTTAAAATTTAAATTTGAAGATAATGTACAAATTACTGAAGATATTGCAAAAAACGTTTCTGACTTATCCAATCAATCATTGTTAATTGATGAGATTATTAATGCAATCACAGGGATTGCCAATCAAACAAATTTATTAGCATTAAATGCAAGTATAGAAGCAGCAAGAGCTGGAGAAGCAGGGAAAGGATTTGCTGTAGTTGCTGATGAAATAAGAAAACTTGCAGAACAAACAGATGCGTCAACGAATGATGTAAGAGAAATTATAGAAAAGATGCAATTAGGCGTAGAGATGACGAAAGAGAATGTAAAAAAAGCACAAATCATAATGAATGAAACAACACAAGTATCTGATCATGCTTATGAATCTTTTCAGCATATTAACAATGCAGTAGAACAAACTACTGAAAAGGTGAATAGTTTATTTACTAGCATACAAAAAATGAATGATGAGAAAGCAAGAGTGGTACAATCTATAGAAACCATATCAGAGATTACACAAGAAGCAGCAGCTTCTACAGAAGAAGTAAGTTCAAGTGCACAACAACAAGTAACGAGTATTAATAAAGTATCAGTAATGGCAAATGAATTAAAAAATTCTGGCGAAATACTGAAAAAAGAGGTTGGCAAATTTAAGCTTTAA
- a CDS encoding alpha/beta fold hydrolase, translating into MAYFLTDDNMKIYYEIEGEGQPIIFIHGWTCNHEFFKKQVKQLSKDYKVITYDLRGHGVSERPENGLTMARLAKDLRNLIDYLALKEVVVAGWSMGTTIILEYVRQFGCEQLKKICFIDMTPKVIADSEWKMGLFGEFNHQDNLNHIASAAGNWPKLIESFVPSLFATSGCRIKEDMDWAFEQVKKNTPHVVVDCWVSMSNQDYRPELSKITVPCLIARGEESAFCTLETVEYMKKEMPKGKVINYSKCGHILFMEEAETFNKDFIEFVNAL; encoded by the coding sequence ATGGCTTATTTTTTAACAGATGATAATATGAAAATCTATTACGAGATTGAAGGGGAAGGACAACCAATTATTTTTATCCATGGTTGGACTTGTAATCATGAATTTTTTAAAAAACAAGTAAAGCAATTATCTAAGGATTATAAAGTGATTACGTATGATTTAAGAGGACATGGGGTTTCAGAGCGTCCTGAAAATGGGTTGACTATGGCTAGATTAGCAAAGGATTTAAGAAATTTAATAGATTATTTAGCATTAAAAGAGGTAGTTGTTGCAGGATGGTCTATGGGTACGACGATTATTTTAGAATATGTAAGACAATTTGGTTGTGAGCAGTTGAAAAAAATTTGCTTTATCGATATGACACCAAAAGTCATTGCAGATTCAGAGTGGAAGATGGGTTTGTTTGGTGAATTCAATCATCAAGATAATTTAAATCATATTGCCAGTGCAGCTGGAAATTGGCCAAAATTAATTGAAAGTTTTGTACCATCATTATTTGCAACTTCAGGATGCAGAATAAAAGAAGATATGGATTGGGCATTTGAACAAGTGAAAAAGAATACACCTCATGTAGTAGTAGATTGTTGGGTATCTATGTCTAATCAAGATTATAGACCAGAATTATCAAAAATTACGGTACCTTGTTTAATTGCTAGAGGAGAAGAAAGTGCATTTTGTACGCTAGAAACAGTTGAATATATGAAAAAAGAGATGCCAAAAGGGAAAGTAATAAATTATTCCAAATGTGGACATATCTTATTCATGGAAGAAGCTGAAACTTTTAATAAAGATTTTATAGAGTTTGTGAATGCTTTATAA
- a CDS encoding tetratricopeptide repeat protein — MLVNRISFIIVTLLIMITLSICTKNTVLAGGITFITVVVGYIIIAFIRSKKRLNILEENCDPKAFIEATKKQMEITGKNPKIKAYLTIDQAAGLILMGEFQKAKEILLSTPKSYLSVKNGTLLVYTINLISCLYELGEVDDAEELYETQVPLLPPVNQRMRIAMKLLIAERFFFLNKYEESKEQFQQLLKEKISKRRKLSILYRLAQIDEKNGNLIAAQKKYKEVAENGNHLGIAIQAQKHLQ, encoded by the coding sequence ATGCTCGTAAATCGTATCAGTTTTATTATTGTTACTTTACTAATAATGATTACCCTATCCATATGTACAAAAAATACTGTTTTAGCAGGCGGAATTACTTTTATTACGGTAGTAGTGGGGTATATAATTATTGCATTTATACGCAGTAAAAAGAGGTTGAATATACTTGAAGAAAATTGCGATCCAAAGGCTTTTATAGAAGCTACAAAAAAACAAATGGAGATTACAGGGAAGAATCCTAAAATAAAAGCATATTTAACTATTGATCAGGCAGCAGGACTTATTTTAATGGGAGAATTCCAAAAGGCAAAGGAAATTTTGCTGTCTACCCCAAAATCTTATTTATCCGTAAAAAATGGAACACTCCTTGTATATACAATCAATTTAATATCTTGTTTGTATGAGCTCGGGGAAGTAGATGATGCAGAGGAACTATATGAAACACAAGTTCCCCTATTACCACCTGTAAATCAAAGAATGAGAATAGCAATGAAATTACTTATTGCAGAAAGATTTTTCTTTTTGAATAAATACGAAGAAAGTAAGGAACAGTTTCAACAATTATTAAAAGAGAAAATAAGCAAACGCAGAAAGTTGAGTATATTGTACAGGCTAGCACAAATAGATGAAAAAAATGGAAATCTCATAGCTGCACAAAAGAAATATAAAGAAGTAGCAGAGAATGGAAATCACTTGGGGATAGCAATACAAGCACAAAAACATCTACAATAA